In Kitasatospora gansuensis, a genomic segment contains:
- a CDS encoding MarR family winged helix-turn-helix transcriptional regulator yields MSELDVAADEAALVAGWRELLARHAATACALDRELGELNGLGMSEFEVLERLFEDERGSDREKLRVQDLAHQVHLSQSALSRLIGRLEKAGLVERAMCAADRRGIYVMLTEAGRQRYREARPVHREVLARTLTGTACVGGGSE; encoded by the coding sequence GTGTCAGAACTCGATGTCGCCGCCGACGAGGCGGCTTTGGTCGCCGGCTGGCGGGAGTTGTTGGCCCGCCACGCGGCCACCGCGTGCGCGCTCGACCGTGAGCTCGGTGAGCTGAACGGCCTGGGCATGAGTGAGTTCGAGGTGCTGGAGCGCCTGTTCGAGGACGAGCGTGGGTCCGATCGGGAGAAGCTCCGGGTGCAGGACCTCGCGCATCAGGTGCACCTGAGCCAGAGCGCGCTGTCCCGGCTGATCGGCCGGCTGGAGAAGGCCGGGCTGGTCGAGCGGGCGATGTGCGCGGCCGACCGTCGCGGCATCTACGTGATGCTCACCGAGGCCGGGCGGCAGCGGTACCGGGAGGCGCGGCCGGTGCACCGCGAGGTGCTCGCGCGGACGCTGACCGGGACGGCCTGCGTCGGCGGCGGGTCAGAGTAG
- a CDS encoding M56 family metallopeptidase, translating into MTALIGLLLLGVLLSTVAPRLLARAPWTEREPVLALCAWQCLVIAVLLCCLLSLLLASSAALPALRDLLFTGAPHGVEAAYGLAGAEGWGRLAAALLAAGGVWTAWSLGREVLAARALRDRRFAELAHRAPELPGGLALPRRTGEQLVVLENVRPEAWSLPGPGARLVVTTGALQQLTDRELAAVLSHERGHVRARHHWLAQSAQALASGFPGVGVFSAFRDQVGELVELAADDRAARRHGRVTTALALVEINSGRAVFGSCPPQQLAQSPHRVDRLLLGAPRLPVHHRLRLTVAALAAPAAAVLLAVAPGVNALL; encoded by the coding sequence ATGACGGCTCTGATCGGTCTGCTGCTGCTCGGCGTCCTGCTATCCACCGTGGCGCCCCGGCTGCTGGCCCGGGCCCCCTGGACCGAACGCGAACCCGTGCTGGCGCTCTGCGCCTGGCAGTGTCTGGTGATCGCCGTCCTGCTCTGCTGTCTGCTCAGCCTGCTGCTGGCCTCCTCGGCCGCCCTCCCCGCCCTGCGCGACCTGCTCTTCACCGGCGCCCCGCACGGCGTCGAGGCGGCGTACGGCCTGGCGGGCGCCGAGGGCTGGGGCCGGCTGGCCGCCGCGCTGCTCGCGGCCGGCGGGGTCTGGACGGCCTGGTCGCTCGGCCGGGAGGTGCTGGCGGCCCGCGCGCTGCGTGACCGCCGCTTCGCTGAACTGGCGCACCGAGCACCGGAGTTGCCGGGCGGGCTGGCACTCCCCCGGCGGACCGGGGAGCAGCTGGTGGTGCTGGAGAACGTCCGCCCCGAAGCCTGGTCGCTGCCCGGCCCCGGCGCCCGGCTGGTGGTCACCACGGGTGCGCTGCAGCAGTTGACCGACCGTGAGCTGGCGGCGGTGCTCAGCCACGAGCGCGGGCACGTCCGGGCCAGGCACCACTGGCTGGCGCAGTCCGCGCAGGCGCTGGCCAGCGGGTTTCCCGGAGTGGGCGTGTTCAGCGCGTTCCGGGACCAGGTGGGCGAGTTGGTGGAACTGGCCGCCGACGACCGGGCCGCCCGGCGGCACGGTCGGGTGACCACGGCGCTGGCGCTGGTCGAGATCAACAGCGGCCGCGCGGTCTTCGGCTCCTGCCCGCCGCAGCAGCTGGCGCAGTCCCCGCACCGGGTGGACCGGCTGCTGCTGGGCGCGCCCCGACTGCCCGTCCACCACCGGCTGCGGCTCACCGTGGCGGCGCTCGCCGCTCCGGCGGCAGCCGTGCTGCTGGCGGTGGCGCCTGGAGTGAACGCTCTACTCTGA